GCCAATACAAGGCCGACATCCCGGACTTCATGGTGTTCCTCGAATTTCCGAAGCGCTTCCCGGAAACCGGCGGCCTCCCGCCGCACTGGATTCCCTTCAAGCACTTCTGGTTCGCCGCGCTGATGGTCGTCGTGGTGCCGGCGGTGGTCGCCTACATCTTCGGCTGGCTGGCCTTCCGCTCGCGCATCAAGGGCGTCTATTTCTCCATCCTCAGCCAGGCGTTGACCTACGCGGCGACGCTGATGTTCTTCCGCAACGACTTCACCTTCGGCGGCAACAACGGGCTGACGGATTTCAAGTTCATCCTCGGCTTCGACGTGAATGCGCCCACGACGAAGCGCACGCTCTACATCGCATCCGGCGTGCTGCTGCTGCTCGTGTATTTGTTCTGCCGCTGGCTCAACACGACCAAGTTCGGCCTCATCCAACGCGCCATCCGCGACTCCGAAAACCGCGTGCTCTTCAGCGGCTATGCCACGGCGCACTTCAAGCTCTTCGTCTTCGTCGTGGCTGGCGTCATCGCGGCTCTGGGCGGCGCGCTCTTCGTGCCGCAGGTGGGCATCATCAATCCCAGCGAAATGGCCCCGGAAAAATCGCTCGAAGCCGTGGTCTGGTGCGCCGTGGGCGGACGCCAGAACCTCATCGGCCCCATCCTTGGCGCAGTCAGCATCAACGCGCTCAAAAGCTATGCCACGCACGCCTTCGCCGAACAGTGGCCTTACATCCTCGGCCTGCTGTTCATCTTCGTGACGCTCTTCATGCCGAAGGGAATTGTCGGCATCCCGGATCAATTGCGTGAGTTGAAGGCGCGTTTCACTCGTAAGCCGAATGGCGATGACGCGCCCCTCGCAGCGGCACCCGCCGAGGGTGAAGCACCAGCCGCCGAACCCGCCAAAGCCAAGCCCTCCTGACCCGTGACCGCGCACAAAGAATTCATCCTGACCATCGAGGGCGTCACAAAATCGTTCGACGGCTTCAAGGCCATCAACGACCTGAACTTCTACATGGACACGGGCGAGTTGCGCGTGGTCATCGGCCCGAACGGCGCGGGCAAGAGCACCATGCTCGATCTCATCACGGGCCGCACCGCGCCGGACGTGGGCAAAGTCGAGTTTGGCAAGGACACCGACCTCACCGAGCTGAACGAATACGAAATCAACCGCCTCGGCATCGGCCGCAAGTTTCAGACGCCCTCGGTTTATGTGGACAGCACGGTCTTCGAGAACATCTGGCTCTCGCTCGAAGGCAGCCGCAGCCTCTGGTCATGCCTCTTCTCGCGCATCTCCTCCGAGCAGCGCGACCGCATCCATGAGGTGATGAAGACCATCGGTCTGGTGGACAAGGCCGATACGAAGGCCGGCCTGCTCTCCCACGGCCAGAAGCAGTGGCTCGAAATCGGCATGTTGCTTGCGCAGAATCCGAAGCTCCTCCTCGTGGACGAACCTGCCGCCGGCATGACCGACGAGGAGACGCACAAAACCGGCGAGCTGTTGATGAGTCTCGAAGGCAAGCACAGCATCGTCGTCATCGAGCACGACATGACCTTCGTCCGGCAGATTGCCCGCAAAGTCACCGTCCTCCACCAGGGCCATGTCCTCTGTGAAGGCACCGTGGACCAGGTGCAGAACGACGAGCGCGTCATCGAGGTGTATCTCGGTCGCAAGAAGAAGGCGTGAACCCAATGAAGAAGTGCTTAGTAATTAGTAATGAGTGCGCGGAAGGGACCGCGTTGATCGCTCGGAGACTAATCACTAATCACTAATTACTTCCCATGCTGACCCTTTCCGACATCAACGTTTCCTACGACGGCTCCCGCATCCTGCGCGGCGTCAGCCTCGAAGTCCCGGACCGCAGCCTCGTCTGCCTCATGGGCCGCAACGGCGTCGGCAAGACCACCACGCTCAAGAGCATCATCGGCCTCGTGCAGGCGGACTCCGGCACCGTGACGCTGGCCGGCAAGAATCTCACCGGCTGCCGGCCTGACGAGCGCGCTCGTGACGGGGTTGGCTACGTGCCGCAGGGGCGCGACATCTTCCCGCACCTCACGGTCTGGGAGAATTTGAAGCTCAGTCTCGTGGTCCACGGCGCGAAGGCGAACGGCCAGGTGGACCGCGTGCTCGAGCTGTTCCCCATCCTCAAGGAGTTTCTCCAGCGCAAGGGCGGCGTGCTCAGCGGTGGCCAGCAGCAGCAGCTCGCCATCGCCCGCGCCCTGCTCACTGACCCCAAGGTGCTCATCCTCGACGAGCCGACCGAGGGCATCCAGCCCAACATCATTGACCTGATCGGCGACACGCTCGTGAAGATCAAACAGGAGGGCAAGATCAGCATCCTCCTCGTCGAGCAATACCTCGACTTCTGCCTCGCGGTCGGGGACAACTTTTACATCATGGATCGCGGCTCCATCGTAGCCTCCGGCCCCATCGCCCAACTCAACGACGACCTCGTCAAACTGCACCTGACTGTATGAGCAACCCATCTGACCGCAGCCGCACGAACCGCTTCTCCTCCCTCTCCCTTCATCGGATGAGGGGAGAGGGTCGGGGTGAGGGGTGGCGTGTAACCCTTGGCTCACGCCTCAAAGTCCGCCTCCTCACGTCGGCGGCTACGACTGCCTTCGCACTCTCCGCGTCCGCGCATCCCGGCCATGATTGGGCTGCGGTGGACGCACGGCATTTGGTGACGAGTCCCGACCATCTCGCCGTGCTCGCCCTCGCTGGCGTCGTGCTGTGCCTCGGCGCGCGTTTTGTCCAAGCCCGCTGGCCGCGCCGTATGCTCCAAGGCGCGGGCCTCGTCGCTGTTGCCGTTGCCGCTGTTGTTTGGGGACTCCGTGCGTGATGGTCGCCGCCATCCATGACTTTACCACTCGTCGTTCCGGCCACGCGCACTTGCAGTGCGAGCGGATCGCCGGGAAGACCGCCGTCACTTCGTCCTTCGCCACCTCGCCGCTGAAACTCCTCACGCCCCGTTCGCGCGGCGAGAGTGTCTGGGCCTACCTCAGCAGCTTCGGCGGCGGCATGGTCGCCGGTGATGAAACCCGCCTCGACCTCCACGCTGGCCCCGGCACGCGCTGCTTTGTCGGCACGCAGGCCTCGACGAAAATCTATCGCAACCCCACGCAGCGCCCCTGCTCGCATCGTGTCCGCGCTGACGTCGCCGAGGACAGCCTGCTCGTCCTCGCCCCCGACCCGGTCCAGTCGTTCGCCGATTCCAGCTTCAGCCAGCGCCAGGAAATCTTCCTGCACCCGACCGCCGGACTGGTGCTCCTTGACTGGTGCTGTTCCGGCCGCGTCGCGCGCGGTGAACGCTGGGCCTTCAACGCCTACGCCAGCCGCATTGAAGTCTGGCGCTCCGACCAATCGGCCATCCCCAAGCGCCTCTTCCTCGACTCGCTGCTCCTCGATCCCGCCGACGGAGCGCTCGATGCCCCGATGCGCCTCGGCCGCTTCAATTGCTTCGCGCTCCTCCTGCTCCTCGGCCCGCCACTGGCCACTGCCGCGCAGCAACTGCTCGCCACCCTCGCCGAGCGCCCTGTAGAGCGCCGCGCTCCACTGGTCGTCGCCGCGAGCCCGCTCCGTGACGGGGCCTTGCTCCGTATCGCTGGCGAGCGTTTCGAGGACGTGGCCCGCGAACTCCACACCCACCTCGCCTTCCTCCCCGCACACCTCGGCGACGACCCCTTCGCCCGAAAATGGTAAACCACCCAAACCGACTGAACACTGGTCACTGAACACTGACTACTGACCATGCATCTTAGCCCCCGCGAACTCGACAAGCTCACCCTCCACGCCGCCGGCTCCCTTGCGCAGAAGCGCCTCGCGCGCGGGTTGCGCCTGAACCACCCCGAAGCCGTCGCGCTCATCGCGACGGTTCTGCTGGAGTTCATCCGCGATGGCCGGAGTGTCGCCGAGTTGATGAATCTTGGCCGTAAGCTGCTGGGCCGCAACCAGGTCATGCCCGGCGTGCCGGAGATGATTTACGACGTGCAGGTGGAAGGCACGTTTCCCGACGGCTCGAAGCTCGTCACTGTGCATCATCCCATCGCCAGCGAGAACGGCGACTTGGCCCTCGCGCTCCACGGCAGTTTCCTCCCTGTGCCGGACATCTCAGATTTCAAACCGGCGGCAGAACAGCCAGTGCCCGGTGCCTGCGAAATCAAGGACGGTGAAATCGAACTCAATGCCGGTCGTGCGACCGCCACGTTGGCCGTCACGAATCTCGGCGACCGCCCGATTCAAGTCGGCAGCCACTACCACTTCATTGAGACCAACGCTTCACTGCGCTTCGACCGCGCGAAAGCCTACGGACTGCGCCTCGACATCCCGGCAGGCACAGCCGTGCGTTTTGAACCCGGTGAAACCAAGACGGTGAAGCTCGTTGAAATCGCCGGGAAGAAAGTCATCCGCGGTGGCAACAACCTCGCCAGCGGCAAAGTTTCCTCCGCTGGGAAGAAAGCCGCGTTGAAGAAAGCGAAGGCGAAAGGTTTTGCCAGTGCTTGAAACGCATTTCATAGCCTCAGAGAGGCGGCAGAAGGTAGCCCACGGCGTGAGCCGTGGGATTCGCGTCCGAAATAGCGCAAGCCCCGGAGGGGCGACAGAATCGTTATTTTCCGCCGGAAATCTCTTTCGCCCCTGCCGGGGCTTGTTCCGTATGTTCGCTAGACCCACGGCTCACGCCGTGCGCTACCTTCAAACGCCCCTCCGGGGCTGAACCCGATTCCTGCTATGTCCCATAAAATGAAACGCGCCCACTACGCCGACATGTTCGGCCCGACCACCGGCGACAAAGTCCGGCTCGGCGACACTTCGCTCATCGCGGAGGTCGAGAAGGATTTCACCGTCTATGGCGACGAATGCAAATTCGGCGGCGGCAAAGTCATCCGCGAAGGCATGGGCCAGGCCGCCGGTGTCGGGGCGAAGGTCGCGTTGGATTGCGTCATCACCAACGCGCTCGTGCTCGATCATACCGGCATCTACAAGGCCGACATCGGCATCAAGAATGGCTTGATCTCCGGCATCGGCAAGGCGGGCAATCCCGACATGATGGCGGGCGTGACCAAAGGCATGATCGTCGGCGTCACCACGGAAGTCATCGCGGGCGAGGGTTTGATTCTCACGGCGGGCGGCCTCGACACGCACATCCATTTCATCTGCCCGCAACAGGCGCACGAAGCGATTGCCGCCGGTCTCACCACGATGGTTGGCGGCGGCACTGGCCCGGCGGTCGGCACTTGCGCGACGACCTGCACGCCCGCGCCGTTTTATTTCAAGGCGATGTTGCAAGCGGTGGATTCCCTGCCGCTCAACTTTGGTTTCACCGGCAAAGGCAACACCGCGATGCCCGCCGGTTTGCCCGAGCAAATTGCCGCCGGCGCAATCGGCCTCAAGCTGCACGAGGACTGGGGCACGACGCCCGCCGCGATTGATTGCTGCCTCGGCATCGCGGACAAACACGACGTGCAGGTGACGATTCACACCGACACGCTGAACGAATCCACGTTCGTCGAAGGCACGATTGCCGCGTTCAAGGGCCGCACGATTCACACGTATCACAGCGAAGGCGCGGGCGGCGGTCACGCGCCGGACATCATCCGCATCTGCGGTGAGCCGAACGTGCTGCCGAGTTCCACCAACCCGACGCGGCCTTACACGGTCAACACGATTGACGAGCATCTCGACATGCTCATGGTCTGCCATCATCTCGACCCGAACCTGCCCGAGGACGTGGCGTTTGCCGAGAGCCGCATCCGGGGTGAGACCATCGCGGCGGAGGATATCCTGCACGACATGGGCGCGATCAGCATGATGAGCTCGGATTCGCAGGCGATGGGCCGCATCGGCGAAGTCATCACGCGGTCTTGGCAGACGGCGGATAAGATGAAGCAACAGCGCGGTCGCTTGCCCGAAGAAAAAGGCGACAACGACAACGTCCGCATCAAGCGTTACCTCTCCAAATACACCATCAACCCCGCGCTTGCCCACGGCATGGCGCATGTCATCGGTTCAATTGAAGTCGGGAAACTCGCCGATCTCGTGCTGTGGAAGCCTGCGATGTTCGGCGCGAAACCGGAGATGGTCATCAAAGGCGGATTCATCGCGTGGGCGCAGATGGGCGATCCGAACGCGAGCATTCCCACGCCGCAACCGGTTTACATGCGTCCGATGTTCGGCGCGTTTGGTCGCGCGACGGGTGCGACAAGCATCGCGTTCGTCAGCCAGCTCTGCAAAGCGAAGGGCGTGGCGAAGGGCTACGGAATCACCAAACGCATCGAAGCTGTGAAAGGCTGCCGCAAAGTCACCAAGCGCGACCTCAAGTGGAACAACGCGTTGCCCAAAATCACCGTGGACCCCGAGACCTACGAGGTCCGCGCTGACGGTGAGCTGCTCACCTGCGAACCCGCGCAGGTGCTGCCGCTGGCGCAACGGTATTTTCTTTTCTAAAATGGCGGCGGCTGTGCCAAAGCGAAACAGGCGAACGGACAGGCCGCGTCACCGCGTGCCCGCTTTGGACGTTGCTCCGCGCATTGGCACCGGGCTTCTGCCCGGGGTTGAGGCGCGTGATGGTCACACCACCGTTTCAACGGCCGCAGGCGCGAGCGGCGACGACTGGCTCCTCTGGCAGCTCGCTGACTCCGCCTTCCCCACCGGCGGCTTCGGACATTCCGGCGGATTGGAAGCCGCGTGCCAGCATGGCGAAGTGACCCGCGCGGGCTTGCCCGGTTTCCTCGAAGCCAGCCTTCGCCAATGCGCCCGCGCTGCGTTGCCTCTCGTTACTGCCGCTCACACCGAGTCGCAGCGCCTGACTGAGTTCGACCAACTCTGCGACGCGTTCCTTTCCAACCACGTCGCGAACCGCGCCAGCCGTTTGCAAGGCCGTGCCTTTTGGACCGCTGTCACGCGCGCCTTCCTGCCGGAGCTTGCCGAACCGCCGGAGCTTTGCCACCTCGCCCCCGTTTTCGGCGTGCTCACTCAGCGGCTCGCCATCACGGCGCCGTCAGCCGCGAGGCTCTTCCTTTTCTTGCACCTGCGCGGGCTGGTGTCCTCCGCTGTTCGCCTTGGTGTCATCGGCCCGCTGGAAGCCCAGGCCGTGCAGCATCGCCTCGGAACGGTGGCTGAGGCTGTGGCCACGCAGGCTGCCTCGTTCACCTTGGACAACCTCACGCAGACCGCGCCGCTCCTCGACCTCTGGCAGGGTGCGCAGGACCGGCTTTACTCACGGCTCTTTCA
The Verrucomicrobiota bacterium genome window above contains:
- the ureC gene encoding urease subunit alpha, coding for MSHKMKRAHYADMFGPTTGDKVRLGDTSLIAEVEKDFTVYGDECKFGGGKVIREGMGQAAGVGAKVALDCVITNALVLDHTGIYKADIGIKNGLISGIGKAGNPDMMAGVTKGMIVGVTTEVIAGEGLILTAGGLDTHIHFICPQQAHEAIAAGLTTMVGGGTGPAVGTCATTCTPAPFYFKAMLQAVDSLPLNFGFTGKGNTAMPAGLPEQIAAGAIGLKLHEDWGTTPAAIDCCLGIADKHDVQVTIHTDTLNESTFVEGTIAAFKGRTIHTYHSEGAGGGHAPDIIRICGEPNVLPSSTNPTRPYTVNTIDEHLDMLMVCHHLDPNLPEDVAFAESRIRGETIAAEDILHDMGAISMMSSDSQAMGRIGEVITRSWQTADKMKQQRGRLPEEKGDNDNVRIKRYLSKYTINPALAHGMAHVIGSIEVGKLADLVLWKPAMFGAKPEMVIKGGFIAWAQMGDPNASIPTPQPVYMRPMFGAFGRATGATSIAFVSQLCKAKGVAKGYGITKRIEAVKGCRKVTKRDLKWNNALPKITVDPETYEVRADGELLTCEPAQVLPLAQRYFLF
- the urtD gene encoding urea ABC transporter ATP-binding protein UrtD, with translation MTAHKEFILTIEGVTKSFDGFKAINDLNFYMDTGELRVVIGPNGAGKSTMLDLITGRTAPDVGKVEFGKDTDLTELNEYEINRLGIGRKFQTPSVYVDSTVFENIWLSLEGSRSLWSCLFSRISSEQRDRIHEVMKTIGLVDKADTKAGLLSHGQKQWLEIGMLLAQNPKLLLVDEPAAGMTDEETHKTGELLMSLEGKHSIVVIEHDMTFVRQIARKVTVLHQGHVLCEGTVDQVQNDERVIEVYLGRKKKA
- the urtE gene encoding urea ABC transporter ATP-binding subunit UrtE yields the protein MLTLSDINVSYDGSRILRGVSLEVPDRSLVCLMGRNGVGKTTTLKSIIGLVQADSGTVTLAGKNLTGCRPDERARDGVGYVPQGRDIFPHLTVWENLKLSLVVHGAKANGQVDRVLELFPILKEFLQRKGGVLSGGQQQQLAIARALLTDPKVLILDEPTEGIQPNIIDLIGDTLVKIKQEGKISILLVEQYLDFCLAVGDNFYIMDRGSIVASGPIAQLNDDLVKLHLTV
- a CDS encoding urease accessory protein UreD; this translates as MVAAIHDFTTRRSGHAHLQCERIAGKTAVTSSFATSPLKLLTPRSRGESVWAYLSSFGGGMVAGDETRLDLHAGPGTRCFVGTQASTKIYRNPTQRPCSHRVRADVAEDSLLVLAPDPVQSFADSSFSQRQEIFLHPTAGLVLLDWCCSGRVARGERWAFNAYASRIEVWRSDQSAIPKRLFLDSLLLDPADGALDAPMRLGRFNCFALLLLLGPPLATAAQQLLATLAERPVERRAPLVVAASPLRDGALLRIAGERFEDVARELHTHLAFLPAHLGDDPFARKW
- the urtC gene encoding urea ABC transporter permease subunit UrtC — translated: MKLSLSKREVACVAVVAFVVLGVLPGLNAFLPANSPLHVSTFTLSVYGKYLTYAVLAMGVNLLWGYTGILSLGQCLFFSLGGYCLGMNLMLMIGKLGQYKADIPDFMVFLEFPKRFPETGGLPPHWIPFKHFWFAALMVVVVPAVVAYIFGWLAFRSRIKGVYFSILSQALTYAATLMFFRNDFTFGGNNGLTDFKFILGFDVNAPTTKRTLYIASGVLLLLVYLFCRWLNTTKFGLIQRAIRDSENRVLFSGYATAHFKLFVFVVAGVIAALGGALFVPQVGIINPSEMAPEKSLEAVVWCAVGGRQNLIGPILGAVSINALKSYATHAFAEQWPYILGLLFIFVTLFMPKGIVGIPDQLRELKARFTRKPNGDDAPLAAAPAEGEAPAAEPAKAKPS
- a CDS encoding urease subunit gamma, with translation MHLSPRELDKLTLHAAGSLAQKRLARGLRLNHPEAVALIATVLLEFIRDGRSVAELMNLGRKLLGRNQVMPGVPEMIYDVQVEGTFPDGSKLVTVHHPIASENGDLALALHGSFLPVPDISDFKPAAEQPVPGACEIKDGEIELNAGRATATLAVTNLGDRPIQVGSHYHFIETNASLRFDRAKAYGLRLDIPAGTAVRFEPGETKTVKLVEIAGKKVIRGGNNLASGKVSSAGKKAALKKAKAKGFASA